The Lichenihabitans psoromatis genome contains a region encoding:
- a CDS encoding carbohydrate ABC transporter permease, translating to MKATPRDKALMTLLGWGVAFLVFFPILWMGLASIKSELDAVATPPKIFFQPTLENYSDINQTSDYVHFFLNSVIESVGATIVCILLAAPAAYAMAFFPTRRTKDILMWMLSTKMMPTVGVLVPIYLIAIKTGLLDSRWGIVIVYTLMNLPIVVWMLYSFFREVPKEILEAARMDGATPMQQMFALLLPLSLPGIFSTALLSIIICWNEAFWSLNLTAANAAPLTAFIARFSSPEGLFWAKLSAASFLAIAPILVFGWLTQRQLVRGLTFGAVK from the coding sequence ACACCGCGCGACAAGGCGCTCATGACGCTGCTCGGCTGGGGCGTGGCGTTCCTGGTTTTCTTCCCGATCCTGTGGATGGGGCTCGCGTCGATCAAGTCCGAGCTCGATGCGGTAGCGACGCCGCCAAAGATCTTCTTTCAGCCGACGCTTGAGAACTATAGCGACATCAACCAGACCTCGGATTACGTCCACTTTTTCTTGAACTCGGTGATCGAGTCGGTGGGCGCGACGATCGTCTGTATCCTGCTCGCCGCGCCGGCCGCCTATGCGATGGCGTTCTTCCCGACGCGACGCACCAAAGATATCCTGATGTGGATGCTCTCCACCAAGATGATGCCGACCGTCGGGGTTCTGGTGCCGATCTACCTCATCGCCATCAAAACGGGATTGCTGGATAGCCGATGGGGCATCGTCATCGTCTATACTCTGATGAACCTGCCGATCGTAGTGTGGATGCTCTATTCCTTCTTCCGCGAAGTCCCGAAGGAGATACTCGAGGCGGCCCGTATGGATGGCGCGACCCCCATGCAGCAGATGTTCGCGCTGCTGCTGCCGCTATCGCTGCCGGGTATCTTCTCGACCGCGCTGCTGTCGATCATCATCTGCTGGAACGAAGCGTTCTGGAGTCTGAATCTCACGGCCGCCAATGCGGCGCCGCTGACCGCCTTCATCGCCCGCTTTTCCAGCCCCGAGGGCCTGTTCTGGGCTAAATTGTCGGCTGCGTCTTTTCTTGCCATTGCGCCGATCCTGGTGTTCGGCTGGCTTACCCAGCGTCAACTCGTGCGCGGCCTCACCTTCGGCGCCGTGAAATAG
- a CDS encoding ABC transporter ATP-binding protein, with product MATVALKNVKKSYGDVSIIQGVDLSIEDKEFVVFVGPSGCGKSTLLRMIAGLEEITSGDLSIDGQVVNDVPPDARGLAMVFQSYALYPHMSVEKNMGFALKLAGVPKTERDAKVMEAAKILQLEKLLDRKPGQLSGGQRQRVAIGRAIVRQPRVFLFDEPLSNLDASLRVQMRIEIARLHQELATTMIYVTHDQVEAMTMADRIVVLRAGKIEQVGTPLDLYHFPANIFVAGFIGSPKMNLTPAKLKAMSLEGATITLPGGGEVVIPVEATNSAAPGSDVTLGLRPEQLSIAEAGPLSGHVAVVEHLGGETLVYVDVGNKLLVTVKTAGNAAVQVGQMVHLAVVTTEANLFDKDGVAMTPMRRRNAAASLTKGH from the coding sequence ATGGCCACAGTCGCACTCAAGAATGTCAAGAAGAGCTACGGCGATGTGTCGATCATCCAGGGGGTCGACCTCTCGATCGAAGATAAGGAATTCGTCGTCTTCGTCGGTCCGTCCGGTTGCGGAAAGTCGACCCTGCTTCGGATGATCGCGGGCCTCGAGGAGATCACCTCCGGTGACCTGTCGATCGACGGGCAAGTCGTCAACGATGTGCCGCCGGACGCGCGCGGCCTCGCCATGGTGTTCCAGTCCTATGCGCTCTACCCGCATATGAGCGTCGAAAAGAACATGGGCTTCGCACTGAAGCTCGCCGGGGTGCCCAAAACCGAGCGGGACGCCAAGGTCATGGAGGCGGCCAAAATCCTGCAGCTCGAGAAGCTTCTCGATCGCAAGCCGGGGCAATTATCGGGCGGCCAGCGCCAGCGCGTCGCCATCGGCCGCGCCATCGTCCGGCAGCCCCGCGTGTTCCTCTTCGACGAACCGCTGTCGAACCTCGACGCCTCGCTCCGCGTGCAAATGCGGATCGAGATCGCGCGCCTGCATCAGGAACTCGCGACCACGATGATCTACGTCACCCATGACCAGGTCGAAGCCATGACGATGGCGGATCGCATCGTGGTGCTGCGCGCCGGCAAGATCGAGCAGGTCGGCACCCCGTTGGACCTCTACCATTTCCCCGCCAACATCTTCGTCGCGGGCTTCATCGGCTCGCCCAAGATGAACCTGACACCGGCGAAGCTGAAAGCGATGTCGCTTGAGGGCGCCACCATCACGTTGCCGGGTGGTGGTGAGGTGGTGATCCCGGTCGAAGCCACGAATTCGGCGGCGCCGGGCAGCGACGTGACGCTCGGCCTCCGCCCCGAGCAATTGTCGATCGCCGAGGCCGGCCCTCTGTCGGGACATGTCGCCGTCGTCGAGCACCTCGGTGGGGAGACGCTGGTCTATGTCGACGTCGGAAATAAGCTGCTGGTCACGGTCAAGACCGCCGGCAATGCCGCCGTGCAGGTCGGCCAGATGGTCCACCTCGCCGTGGTGACGACGGAAGCCAACCTGTTCGACAAGGACGGTGTGGCGATGACCCCCATGCGCCGCCGCAACGCGGCCGCGAGCCTCACCAAGGGACACTGA
- a CDS encoding SDR family NAD(P)-dependent oxidoreductase encodes MYLDLFRLQGKTAVVTGGGGAIGLATCHALAEAGAKVIVADMLGDAARKSQAELKAAGHAADMIELDVTKPDQVRKAADDLNATYGAVDIMIANAGIARSGTNGEDVTDEHWLNVIDVNLNGVFWCCRDFGKHMLKRGHGSIVTVGSMSGFIVNKPQPQSYYNASKAAVHHLTKSLAAEWGQRGVRINSVAPTYIETPMTTFGGSAPGMMDTWLEMTPMHRMGQPREIASVILFLASEAASLMTGSVVVADGGYTAW; translated from the coding sequence ATGTATCTGGACCTCTTTCGCCTGCAGGGAAAAACCGCCGTCGTGACGGGCGGCGGCGGTGCGATCGGCCTTGCGACCTGCCATGCGCTTGCGGAAGCGGGCGCCAAGGTCATCGTTGCCGACATGCTGGGCGATGCGGCTCGCAAAAGCCAAGCGGAGTTGAAAGCGGCCGGGCATGCGGCCGACATGATCGAACTCGACGTCACGAAGCCCGATCAGGTCCGCAAGGCCGCCGACGATCTGAACGCGACCTATGGCGCTGTCGACATCATGATCGCCAATGCGGGGATCGCGCGGTCGGGGACAAACGGCGAAGACGTGACGGACGAGCATTGGCTGAACGTCATCGACGTCAATTTGAACGGTGTCTTCTGGTGCTGCCGCGATTTCGGCAAGCATATGCTGAAGCGCGGGCACGGCAGCATCGTCACGGTCGGCTCCATGTCGGGTTTCATCGTCAATAAGCCCCAGCCGCAATCTTACTACAATGCCTCGAAGGCGGCGGTGCATCACCTCACCAAGTCGCTCGCGGCCGAATGGGGCCAGCGCGGCGTGCGGATCAATTCGGTGGCGCCGACCTATATCGAGACGCCGATGACGACCTTCGGCGGATCGGCTCCGGGCATGATGGATACTTGGCTCGAGATGACGCCGATGCACCGCATGGGCCAGCCGCGCGAGATCGCGTCGGTGATCTTGTTTCTGGCCTCTGAAGCCGCAAGCCTGATGACCGGGTCGGTCGTGGTCGCGGACGGCGGCTACACGGCCTGGTAG
- a CDS encoding adenylate/guanylate cyclase domain-containing protein — translation MIDLQKHAPPSTRHPRSIGLRVVLAAVFCSIIVATAGGLVWFNHRQVSALARQEASARFSALAQQVRRETEAPLATATIALDITALTTHTDDTPDATAALLLSILRSIEPTAPAVMAIEIGRPDGSMVLVQHGPASDTMLAAEQSHAYSAELVERTPNGMTLRWTLYDDAGATLRQGQPTPTSLDARERPWYRAALGQNRTVSIPPYHFTNMPQIGITLARRAAGASDVVFGLDVTLANLDRALTQMQSSPRQDLVIFQSDGTVVARAAPLGSVLPTPPTSPEAMPRLTTLGSASLASLSDAYQREGSGRDLSFRVDGASYVGRVENAMPGTGLMLGLTVPAADILGPADRLRLRSLELGLVAVLVAALVGVVAARGLSQPLGRITRDLSSIMAFRPIVHRPNASRIREIRDLAGAVVTLDLALQNFVRYVPNQIVRRIVADQASPALGGARQPVTVLFADIAGFTRLAESLDPEILMAQMSRYFEAVAGELIASGATIDKYIGDSVMVFWNAPEPQADHIERGCVGALAAAKRVGELNERFCQEGLPALQTRFGLHTGDAVVGHVGSADRISYTVLGHTVNVAARLEALNKDYGTTILVSDAIRKAAGDRFAFMAVDTVTIRGTRAPLRVHSLLGRDVVRPAPTMLGL, via the coding sequence ATGATCGATTTGCAGAAGCATGCTCCGCCAAGCACCCGACACCCTCGCTCGATCGGCCTTCGGGTCGTGCTCGCGGCGGTTTTCTGCTCGATCATCGTGGCAACCGCGGGTGGCCTCGTCTGGTTCAACCACCGCCAAGTCTCTGCCTTGGCGCGACAGGAAGCCAGCGCCCGCTTCAGCGCCCTGGCCCAGCAGGTCCGGCGCGAAACGGAGGCGCCCCTCGCGACCGCGACGATCGCGCTCGACATCACAGCGCTGACGACACACACCGACGACACGCCCGATGCAACCGCTGCTTTGCTGCTGTCGATTCTTCGCTCGATCGAGCCGACGGCGCCCGCCGTGATGGCCATCGAGATCGGTCGCCCTGACGGCAGCATGGTCCTGGTGCAGCACGGTCCCGCCAGCGACACCATGCTGGCGGCCGAACAGTCGCATGCCTATTCGGCCGAACTGGTTGAGCGAACGCCAAATGGCATGACGCTCCGCTGGACGCTCTATGACGATGCCGGAGCGACGTTGCGACAAGGTCAACCGACACCGACCAGCCTCGATGCGCGGGAGCGTCCCTGGTATCGGGCGGCCCTGGGCCAGAACCGGACCGTATCGATCCCGCCCTACCACTTCACCAACATGCCGCAGATCGGCATCACGCTGGCGCGTCGCGCAGCCGGCGCCTCCGACGTCGTTTTCGGCCTCGACGTCACCTTGGCCAATCTCGATCGAGCTCTGACCCAGATGCAATCGTCGCCCCGGCAGGATCTCGTGATCTTCCAAAGCGACGGAACCGTGGTGGCGCGCGCCGCGCCGCTCGGGTCCGTGCTGCCGACGCCACCAACCAGCCCCGAGGCCATGCCGCGCCTCACCACGCTTGGCTCTGCCAGCCTCGCGTCACTGTCCGACGCCTATCAACGCGAGGGGAGCGGCCGCGATCTCTCGTTCCGGGTCGATGGCGCCTCCTATGTCGGCCGGGTCGAAAACGCGATGCCCGGCACCGGCTTGATGCTCGGCCTCACGGTCCCGGCTGCCGATATTCTCGGTCCGGCTGACCGATTGCGCCTGCGGTCGCTGGAGCTCGGGCTGGTCGCCGTGCTGGTCGCGGCTCTCGTCGGGGTCGTGGCCGCACGCGGCTTATCCCAGCCACTCGGCCGGATCACCCGCGACCTGTCCAGCATCATGGCGTTTCGGCCAATCGTTCATCGGCCGAATGCATCGCGGATCAGGGAAATCAGAGACCTCGCCGGGGCGGTGGTGACGCTCGATCTCGCGCTTCAGAATTTCGTCCGCTACGTGCCGAACCAGATCGTGCGCCGCATCGTCGCCGATCAAGCATCCCCCGCGCTCGGAGGAGCGCGTCAGCCCGTCACCGTGCTGTTTGCAGACATTGCGGGCTTTACCCGGCTCGCCGAGAGCCTCGATCCAGAGATCCTGATGGCGCAGATGTCGCGCTATTTCGAGGCAGTGGCGGGCGAGTTGATCGCCTCGGGCGCGACGATCGACAAGTATATCGGCGACAGCGTCATGGTGTTCTGGAACGCGCCGGAGCCGCAGGCCGATCATATCGAACGGGGGTGCGTCGGCGCGCTCGCCGCGGCAAAGCGCGTCGGGGAGCTGAACGAGAGATTTTGCCAGGAGGGCTTGCCGGCCCTGCAGACCCGGTTCGGACTGCATACGGGCGACGCGGTGGTCGGGCATGTCGGGTCGGCCGACCGGATCAGCTACACGGTGCTGGGTCACACCGTGAATGTCGCGGCGCGGCTCGAAGCCCTGAACAAGGATTACGGCACCACGATCCTGGTCAGCGACGCAATCCGCAAGGCCGCCGGCGACCGCTTCGCCTTCATGGCGGTCGATACTGTGACGATCCGCGGGACGCGGGCACCGCTCCGCGTCCATTCCTTGCTGGGGCGTGATGTAGTCCGTCCCGCCCCCACGATGCTCGGACTGTAA
- a CDS encoding amino acid--[acyl-carrier-protein] ligase has translation MNAPLRPSHLGFVAPTGTQDTIKDALFQPMGVDGVYARTGLYEGIVERLAAYISSQREAGTEVLRFPPVMSRRDLERHGYLKSFPNLLGCVCALHGTDAEISAAADRHMQGGDWTSALSPSDLVLSPAACYPVYPIVAARGPLPAGGAIFDVACDCFRHEPSPHLDRLQSFRMREYVCIGAPQDVNAFRERWMVRAHEMADALALPCRVETASDPFFGRIGQVMALSQLHQALKFELVVPLKSVESPTACMSFNAHRDHFGTTWNIEDADGNVAHTGCVAFGMDRLAVALFWTHGLDPAAWPASARSALAL, from the coding sequence ATGAACGCTCCCTTGCGGCCTAGCCACCTTGGCTTCGTTGCCCCGACGGGAACGCAGGACACCATCAAGGACGCGCTGTTCCAGCCCATGGGCGTCGATGGCGTATATGCCCGGACCGGCCTCTATGAAGGGATAGTCGAGCGGCTCGCGGCCTATATTTCAAGCCAGCGCGAAGCCGGCACGGAGGTGCTGCGCTTTCCGCCGGTGATGAGCCGCCGCGACCTCGAACGGCATGGTTACCTGAAGAGCTTCCCCAACCTGCTCGGCTGCGTCTGCGCGCTGCACGGCACGGATGCCGAAATTTCGGCCGCTGCCGACCGCCACATGCAGGGTGGCGATTGGACGAGCGCGCTCTCGCCGTCCGATCTCGTGCTGAGTCCAGCCGCCTGCTACCCCGTCTACCCGATCGTGGCGGCTCGGGGGCCGTTGCCGGCGGGTGGCGCGATCTTCGATGTCGCCTGCGATTGCTTCCGCCACGAGCCATCCCCGCATCTCGACCGGCTACAGTCTTTCCGCATGCGCGAATATGTCTGCATCGGCGCGCCGCAGGACGTGAATGCGTTCCGGGAACGTTGGATGGTCCGCGCACACGAGATGGCCGACGCCTTGGCGCTCCCCTGCCGCGTCGAAACCGCGAGCGATCCGTTTTTCGGCCGGATCGGTCAGGTGATGGCGCTCAGCCAATTGCACCAGGCGCTGAAGTTCGAACTGGTGGTGCCGCTGAAATCGGTCGAGTCGCCCACCGCCTGCATGAGCTTCAATGCCCATCGCGATCATTTCGGGACCACCTGGAACATCGAGGATGCCGACGGCAACGTCGCGCATACCGGCTGCGTCGCTTTTGGCATGGATCGGCTCGCGGTCGCGCTGTTCTGGACCCACGGCCTCGATCCCGCCGCTTGGCCCGCCTCGGCGCGGAGCGCGCTCGCGCTTTAA
- a CDS encoding acyl-CoA dehydrogenase family protein encodes MFDLAVTDPIGAPETKPVAATDIAVPALTLAQRADAVAKIAAAHAVDVDRNGRFPTEAIEAIRTQRLFGILVPSDLGGEEVDLPAVVDVCYRLGRACASTAMIYAMHQTKAACVVRHAGDNAWQRAVLARLATDQLLFASSTTEGQGGGNVRSSVAPICRDGDRITLHRNASVISYGAQADAIVTTARRSEDAAHSDQVLAVFLKADYDLVQGSGWDTMGMRGTCSVGFDMMASGVADQILPVPYDRIHGQTMTPVAHLVWSGVWAGIAAAAVERAQAFTRRAMRQSSGQLPPGAAHFTKASSTLNMLRTLVSSSARRYEDAIRDDAIMTSMVFQTAITLLKVDASELAVATVLAALRACGLSGYRNDGEASVSRQLRDILSSPLMINNDRILASLSSATLMTPVPTGLGG; translated from the coding sequence ATGTTCGACCTTGCTGTGACAGATCCGATCGGCGCCCCGGAGACCAAACCCGTCGCCGCGACCGACATCGCCGTGCCGGCGCTCACGCTGGCGCAGCGCGCCGATGCGGTCGCCAAAATCGCCGCCGCTCATGCCGTCGACGTCGACCGCAACGGACGTTTTCCAACCGAAGCGATCGAGGCGATCCGCACTCAACGGCTGTTCGGCATCCTCGTCCCGAGCGATCTCGGCGGCGAAGAGGTCGACCTGCCCGCCGTCGTCGACGTCTGCTATCGCCTCGGTCGCGCCTGCGCCTCGACCGCGATGATCTATGCCATGCACCAGACGAAGGCCGCCTGCGTGGTGCGCCATGCCGGCGACAATGCCTGGCAGCGCGCCGTGCTGGCGCGGCTCGCCACCGACCAATTGCTGTTCGCTTCCTCGACCACCGAGGGTCAGGGCGGCGGCAACGTCCGATCCAGCGTGGCTCCGATTTGCCGCGACGGCGATCGCATCACGCTTCACCGCAATGCCAGTGTCATCTCCTATGGGGCGCAGGCCGACGCCATCGTGACGACGGCGCGCCGCTCTGAGGATGCGGCGCATTCCGATCAGGTTCTCGCGGTTTTCCTCAAGGCGGATTACGACCTCGTCCAGGGTAGCGGATGGGACACGATGGGGATGCGTGGCACGTGCAGCGTCGGTTTCGACATGATGGCGTCGGGCGTGGCGGACCAGATCCTTCCGGTGCCCTACGACCGCATCCACGGCCAGACCATGACGCCGGTCGCTCATCTCGTCTGGTCCGGCGTCTGGGCCGGCATCGCAGCCGCGGCTGTCGAGCGCGCACAGGCCTTTACCCGCCGGGCCATGCGGCAATCGAGCGGTCAACTGCCGCCTGGGGCCGCGCATTTCACCAAGGCAAGCTCAACGCTCAACATGCTGCGAACGCTAGTCTCCTCGTCGGCGCGTCGCTACGAGGACGCCATCCGTGACGATGCGATCATGACCTCCATGGTGTTTCAGACCGCGATCACGCTCCTCAAGGTCGACGCGTCCGAACTCGCCGTGGCGACCGTTCTGGCGGCCCTCCGCGCTTGCGGCCTGTCCGGCTATCGGAACGACGGCGAAGCGTCTGTGAGCCGGCAGCTGCGCGATATTCTGTCGTCGCCGCTGATGATCAACAACGATCGCATCCTCGCAAGCCTGTCGAGCGCGACCCTGATGACGCCCGTCCCCACCGGACTCGGCGGCTGA
- a CDS encoding phosphopantetheine-binding protein, with protein sequence MDQAVETTVGRVEAVVARIRAEGGKTTPVAIDDRLVDAGMTSMDMVSLMLAIEAEFDVTIPPSDITPANFRSIATIVAMMDRIGAA encoded by the coding sequence ATGGATCAAGCGGTTGAAACGACGGTCGGCCGTGTCGAAGCCGTGGTGGCCCGCATCCGTGCCGAAGGCGGCAAGACCACGCCGGTTGCAATCGACGATCGCCTCGTCGACGCCGGAATGACGTCGATGGATATGGTGTCGCTCATGCTGGCGATCGAAGCGGAATTCGACGTGACCATCCCGCCGAGCGACATTACTCCGGCCAACTTCCGCTCCATCGCGACGATCGTGGCCATGATGGACCGTATCGGAGCCGCCTGA
- a CDS encoding 50S ribosomal protein L11 methyltransferase has protein sequence MLEGLPPNNAAHLLRLVCDEHTARAVADAVVETFDPAETAAAAFEDEGDPSVNKAWTVEIYFGQAPDQDRIRTLIAAVVGPEAAAGLTFGQVAEQDWVAASLEGLGVVRAGRFILHGSHDRHRVRANDVPLEIEAALAFGTGHHGTTRGCLLMLDAILKRRRPQHILDVGTGTGVLAIAAAKALHQRVAAGDIDPVAVHAAWANAKLNGAAPYARPVVATGLRSPALRAGAPYDLIFANILAKPLRLLAPSIRDVAARGGDLVLSGLLARDVPGILSSYASQGYALRRRIDLEGWATLLLG, from the coding sequence ATGCTCGAAGGTCTTCCCCCCAACAACGCCGCCCACCTGCTTCGTCTCGTCTGCGACGAGCATACGGCGCGCGCCGTGGCCGATGCGGTCGTCGAGACGTTTGATCCCGCCGAGACTGCGGCCGCCGCCTTTGAGGACGAGGGCGACCCGTCGGTCAACAAGGCCTGGACCGTTGAAATCTATTTCGGCCAAGCCCCAGACCAGGACCGCATCCGCACCCTGATCGCTGCCGTGGTCGGGCCGGAGGCGGCTGCAGGGCTGACATTCGGACAGGTCGCCGAGCAGGATTGGGTCGCGGCCTCACTCGAAGGGCTTGGCGTCGTTCGGGCCGGGCGCTTCATCCTTCATGGGAGCCATGACCGTCACCGCGTCCGCGCCAACGACGTGCCCCTCGAAATCGAGGCTGCTTTGGCGTTTGGCACCGGCCATCACGGGACGACACGCGGCTGCTTGCTGATGCTGGACGCGATCCTCAAGCGGCGTCGTCCGCAGCATATTCTGGATGTGGGGACCGGCACCGGTGTGCTGGCGATCGCGGCCGCCAAGGCTCTCCATCAACGCGTGGCGGCCGGCGATATCGATCCGGTCGCGGTTCATGCCGCCTGGGCCAATGCCAAGCTGAACGGCGCCGCGCCCTATGCCCGCCCCGTGGTCGCGACGGGCTTACGCAGCCCAGCGCTTCGCGCCGGCGCGCCTTACGACCTCATCTTCGCCAATATCCTGGCTAAGCCGCTGCGGCTGCTGGCGCCCTCGATCCGGGATGTCGCGGCGCGGGGAGGCGACCTCGTTCTGTCTGGCCTGCTGGCCCGCGACGTGCCCGGGATCCTGTCGAGCTATGCGTCGCAGGGCTACGCCTTGCGGCGGCGCATCGATCTCGAAGGGTGGGCGACGCTGCTGCTCGGCTAA